A genomic stretch from Chaetodon auriga isolate fChaAug3 chromosome 17, fChaAug3.hap1, whole genome shotgun sequence includes:
- the nfyc gene encoding nuclear transcription factor Y subunit gamma isoform X1, producing MSADAFGAGGSDAQQTLQSFWPRVMEEIRNLTVKDFRVQELPLARIKKIMKLDEDVKMISAEAPVLFAKAAQIFITELTLRAWIHTEDNKRRTLQRNDIAMAITKFDQFDFLIDIVPRDDLKPPKRQEEMRQSVAPAEPVQYYFTLAQQPGAVQVQGTQQAQQPGAQTATTIQPGQIIIAQPQQGQMLQGATMQQLQQVQVQSQGTPITSAPVAMQVSEGQQVQIVQAAAAQGQAQTAQAQGQTMQVMQQIITNTGEIQQIPVQLNTGQLQYIRLAQPVSGAQVVQGQIQTLANTQQITQTEVQQGQQQFNQFTDGQQLYQIQQVTMPAGQELTQPMFIQSTNQTADAQVTQVSTD from the exons ATGTCCGCAGATGCATTTGGAGCCGGGGGCAGCGATGCCCAGCAAACCCTGCAGTCCTTCTGGCCTCGGGTCATGGAGGAAATCAGGAACCTGACTGTG AAGGATTTCCGTGTGCAAGAGTTGCCTCTGGCTCGAATCAAGAAAATCATGAAGCTGGATGAGGATGTCAAG ATGATCAGTGCAGAGGCTCCGGTCCTGTTTGCCAAGGCGGCTCAGATCTTCATCACAGAGCTCACCCTCAGAGCATGGATCCACACCGAGGACAACAAGAGGCGCACGCTACAG AGGAATGACATTGCCATGGCCATAACAAAGTTTGACCAGTTTGACTTCCTGATTGACATTGTGCCCCGCGATGACCTGAAGCCGCCAAAACGACAG GAGGAGATGCGTCAGTCAGTGGCTCCAGCGGAGCCGGTGCAGTACTACTTCACTCTGGCTCAGCAGCCTGGAGCTGTACAGGTGCAGGGCACACAACAGGCCCAGCAGCCTGGCGCACAAACGGCCACCACCATCCAGCCGGGACAGATCATCATTGCACAGCCACAGCAAGGACAG ATGCTGCAAGGTGCCACCATGCAGCAGTTACAGCAAGTGCAGGTGCAGTCACAGGGCACACCCATCACg AGTGCACCCGTGGCCATGCAGGTGAGTGAGGGTCAGCAGGTACAGATTGTCCAAGCTGCGGCGGCCCAGGGTCAAGCTCAGACGGCTCAAGCCCAAGGCCAGACCATGCAGGTCATGCAGCAGATCATCACCAACACAGGAGAGATCCAGCAAATCCCG GTGCAACTAAACACAGGCCAGCTACAGTACATCCGTCTCGCTCAGCCCGTCTCAGGAGCGCAAGTGGTCCAAGGACAGATTCAGACTCTCGCCAACACCCAGCAG atcacacagacagaagttCAGCAAGGACAGCAGCAGTTCAACCAGTTTACTGATGGACAG CAGTTGTATCAGATTCAGCAGGTGACGATGCCAGCAGGACAGGAGCTGACCCAACCAATGTTCATTCAGTCCACCAACCAGACAGCTGACGCACAGGTCACGCAGGTCAGCACCGACTGA
- the nfyc gene encoding nuclear transcription factor Y subunit gamma isoform X3 — MSADAFGAGGSDAQQTLQSFWPRVMEEIRNLTVKDFRVQELPLARIKKIMKLDEDVKMISAEAPVLFAKAAQIFITELTLRAWIHTEDNKRRTLQRNDIAMAITKFDQFDFLIDIVPRDDLKPPKRQEEMRQSVAPAEPVQYYFTLAQQPGAVQVQGTQQAQQPGAQTATTIQPGQIIIAQPQQGQSAPVAMQVSEGQQVQIVQAAAAQGQAQTAQAQGQTMQVMQQIITNTGEIQQIPVQLNTGQLQYIRLAQPVSGAQVVQGQIQTLANTQQITQTEVQQGQQQFNQFTDGQQLYQIQQVTMPAGQELTQPMFIQSTNQTADAQVTQVSTD; from the exons ATGTCCGCAGATGCATTTGGAGCCGGGGGCAGCGATGCCCAGCAAACCCTGCAGTCCTTCTGGCCTCGGGTCATGGAGGAAATCAGGAACCTGACTGTG AAGGATTTCCGTGTGCAAGAGTTGCCTCTGGCTCGAATCAAGAAAATCATGAAGCTGGATGAGGATGTCAAG ATGATCAGTGCAGAGGCTCCGGTCCTGTTTGCCAAGGCGGCTCAGATCTTCATCACAGAGCTCACCCTCAGAGCATGGATCCACACCGAGGACAACAAGAGGCGCACGCTACAG AGGAATGACATTGCCATGGCCATAACAAAGTTTGACCAGTTTGACTTCCTGATTGACATTGTGCCCCGCGATGACCTGAAGCCGCCAAAACGACAG GAGGAGATGCGTCAGTCAGTGGCTCCAGCGGAGCCGGTGCAGTACTACTTCACTCTGGCTCAGCAGCCTGGAGCTGTACAGGTGCAGGGCACACAACAGGCCCAGCAGCCTGGCGCACAAACGGCCACCACCATCCAGCCGGGACAGATCATCATTGCACAGCCACAGCAAGGACAG AGTGCACCCGTGGCCATGCAGGTGAGTGAGGGTCAGCAGGTACAGATTGTCCAAGCTGCGGCGGCCCAGGGTCAAGCTCAGACGGCTCAAGCCCAAGGCCAGACCATGCAGGTCATGCAGCAGATCATCACCAACACAGGAGAGATCCAGCAAATCCCG GTGCAACTAAACACAGGCCAGCTACAGTACATCCGTCTCGCTCAGCCCGTCTCAGGAGCGCAAGTGGTCCAAGGACAGATTCAGACTCTCGCCAACACCCAGCAG atcacacagacagaagttCAGCAAGGACAGCAGCAGTTCAACCAGTTTACTGATGGACAG CAGTTGTATCAGATTCAGCAGGTGACGATGCCAGCAGGACAGGAGCTGACCCAACCAATGTTCATTCAGTCCACCAACCAGACAGCTGACGCACAGGTCACGCAGGTCAGCACCGACTGA
- the nfyc gene encoding nuclear transcription factor Y subunit gamma isoform X2 encodes MSADAFGAGGSDAQQTLQSFWPRVMEEIRNLTVDFRVQELPLARIKKIMKLDEDVKMISAEAPVLFAKAAQIFITELTLRAWIHTEDNKRRTLQRNDIAMAITKFDQFDFLIDIVPRDDLKPPKRQEEMRQSVAPAEPVQYYFTLAQQPGAVQVQGTQQAQQPGAQTATTIQPGQIIIAQPQQGQMLQGATMQQLQQVQVQSQGTPITSAPVAMQVSEGQQVQIVQAAAAQGQAQTAQAQGQTMQVMQQIITNTGEIQQIPVQLNTGQLQYIRLAQPVSGAQVVQGQIQTLANTQQITQTEVQQGQQQFNQFTDGQQLYQIQQVTMPAGQELTQPMFIQSTNQTADAQVTQVSTD; translated from the exons ATGTCCGCAGATGCATTTGGAGCCGGGGGCAGCGATGCCCAGCAAACCCTGCAGTCCTTCTGGCCTCGGGTCATGGAGGAAATCAGGAACCTGACTGTG GATTTCCGTGTGCAAGAGTTGCCTCTGGCTCGAATCAAGAAAATCATGAAGCTGGATGAGGATGTCAAG ATGATCAGTGCAGAGGCTCCGGTCCTGTTTGCCAAGGCGGCTCAGATCTTCATCACAGAGCTCACCCTCAGAGCATGGATCCACACCGAGGACAACAAGAGGCGCACGCTACAG AGGAATGACATTGCCATGGCCATAACAAAGTTTGACCAGTTTGACTTCCTGATTGACATTGTGCCCCGCGATGACCTGAAGCCGCCAAAACGACAG GAGGAGATGCGTCAGTCAGTGGCTCCAGCGGAGCCGGTGCAGTACTACTTCACTCTGGCTCAGCAGCCTGGAGCTGTACAGGTGCAGGGCACACAACAGGCCCAGCAGCCTGGCGCACAAACGGCCACCACCATCCAGCCGGGACAGATCATCATTGCACAGCCACAGCAAGGACAG ATGCTGCAAGGTGCCACCATGCAGCAGTTACAGCAAGTGCAGGTGCAGTCACAGGGCACACCCATCACg AGTGCACCCGTGGCCATGCAGGTGAGTGAGGGTCAGCAGGTACAGATTGTCCAAGCTGCGGCGGCCCAGGGTCAAGCTCAGACGGCTCAAGCCCAAGGCCAGACCATGCAGGTCATGCAGCAGATCATCACCAACACAGGAGAGATCCAGCAAATCCCG GTGCAACTAAACACAGGCCAGCTACAGTACATCCGTCTCGCTCAGCCCGTCTCAGGAGCGCAAGTGGTCCAAGGACAGATTCAGACTCTCGCCAACACCCAGCAG atcacacagacagaagttCAGCAAGGACAGCAGCAGTTCAACCAGTTTACTGATGGACAG CAGTTGTATCAGATTCAGCAGGTGACGATGCCAGCAGGACAGGAGCTGACCCAACCAATGTTCATTCAGTCCACCAACCAGACAGCTGACGCACAGGTCACGCAGGTCAGCACCGACTGA
- the nfyc gene encoding nuclear transcription factor Y subunit gamma isoform X4: MSADAFGAGGSDAQQTLQSFWPRVMEEIRNLTVDFRVQELPLARIKKIMKLDEDVKMISAEAPVLFAKAAQIFITELTLRAWIHTEDNKRRTLQRNDIAMAITKFDQFDFLIDIVPRDDLKPPKRQEEMRQSVAPAEPVQYYFTLAQQPGAVQVQGTQQAQQPGAQTATTIQPGQIIIAQPQQGQSAPVAMQVSEGQQVQIVQAAAAQGQAQTAQAQGQTMQVMQQIITNTGEIQQIPVQLNTGQLQYIRLAQPVSGAQVVQGQIQTLANTQQITQTEVQQGQQQFNQFTDGQQLYQIQQVTMPAGQELTQPMFIQSTNQTADAQVTQVSTD, from the exons ATGTCCGCAGATGCATTTGGAGCCGGGGGCAGCGATGCCCAGCAAACCCTGCAGTCCTTCTGGCCTCGGGTCATGGAGGAAATCAGGAACCTGACTGTG GATTTCCGTGTGCAAGAGTTGCCTCTGGCTCGAATCAAGAAAATCATGAAGCTGGATGAGGATGTCAAG ATGATCAGTGCAGAGGCTCCGGTCCTGTTTGCCAAGGCGGCTCAGATCTTCATCACAGAGCTCACCCTCAGAGCATGGATCCACACCGAGGACAACAAGAGGCGCACGCTACAG AGGAATGACATTGCCATGGCCATAACAAAGTTTGACCAGTTTGACTTCCTGATTGACATTGTGCCCCGCGATGACCTGAAGCCGCCAAAACGACAG GAGGAGATGCGTCAGTCAGTGGCTCCAGCGGAGCCGGTGCAGTACTACTTCACTCTGGCTCAGCAGCCTGGAGCTGTACAGGTGCAGGGCACACAACAGGCCCAGCAGCCTGGCGCACAAACGGCCACCACCATCCAGCCGGGACAGATCATCATTGCACAGCCACAGCAAGGACAG AGTGCACCCGTGGCCATGCAGGTGAGTGAGGGTCAGCAGGTACAGATTGTCCAAGCTGCGGCGGCCCAGGGTCAAGCTCAGACGGCTCAAGCCCAAGGCCAGACCATGCAGGTCATGCAGCAGATCATCACCAACACAGGAGAGATCCAGCAAATCCCG GTGCAACTAAACACAGGCCAGCTACAGTACATCCGTCTCGCTCAGCCCGTCTCAGGAGCGCAAGTGGTCCAAGGACAGATTCAGACTCTCGCCAACACCCAGCAG atcacacagacagaagttCAGCAAGGACAGCAGCAGTTCAACCAGTTTACTGATGGACAG CAGTTGTATCAGATTCAGCAGGTGACGATGCCAGCAGGACAGGAGCTGACCCAACCAATGTTCATTCAGTCCACCAACCAGACAGCTGACGCACAGGTCACGCAGGTCAGCACCGACTGA